ATTTGACCACGACGGATGAATTGCTTCAGGATTCTTTAGCCAAAAGCTCCAGTAATCGGTTAACCGAGATCATTTCCACGATCCAGGAGGAACAAAACCGGATCATCCGTGCCGATTTAAATAAGCCGATCATTGTGCAGGGGGCTGCCGGAAGTGGAAAGACCACCATTGCCCTTCATCGGATTTCTTACTTTATTTATAACTACAAACAATATTTCGATCCGAGTCAACTGATGATTCTGGCACCGAGTAATCTGTTCATTGATTACATTTCAGAAGCGCTGCCGGAGCTCGGAGTCGAGCGGGTAAGACAGACTACTTTTACCGATTACGTGATGACCTGTTTAGAAAAGAGTCTGTCTTTAGTTCAGGACGACAAGCTCATAAAATTGATTGAAGCCCATGATGAAGAGGTAAAGATCGCTTCCTGGATTTCAGGCTTCAAAGGATCCAAGGCATTCAGGCGAATCCTGGATGATTATCTCGAGGAAATCGAACAGCGTTTTTATACATCGAAAGACTTCTATGTTGATAAATATAAGCTATATACCGCCAAGAGGTTCACTCATCTTTTTAAAGAAGAATATACGTATATGCCGATTTATCGCAGGATTGAGAAGCTTAAATCCCTTCTTCAAAGCTATGTCCGTTCGAACAAGAAACAGATGGTGGAGAAGGTGGAGAAGTTCTTCGATGAACGGATCGAAACGGCTTTGTTTGAACGTTCAAAGGCAGGAAACCGGAAGGAATACGTGTCAAAGGCTCTGGATAAGAAAACTGAACGGGTAATCGAGATCAAAAAAGCGATCCGTACAAGCGTCAATGGGTACATGAGACAGTTTGAGAAGAAGAGTCTGGATCAGTACTTCATTGAATTATTCTCTGATCCGGAACGCCTTGTATCGTACTCGAAGGGGGACCTCAGCAGGGATCAGGCGGAGCAGCTTTGTCATTATACGCTGAAATACGCCAAGAAAAAGAAGTATGAAGTCGAGGATCTGGCGATTCTTCTATACTTACAATCCCACTTATTCGGCATTGATAAATATTATAAAGCGAAAAATATCGTCATCGATGAAGCGCAGGATTATAGTTATATGCAGCTTTATTCCTTAAAGAAGGCATTGGAAACCGATATGTTTACACTGGTCGGCGATCTTGCCCAGGGCATTCACTCCTATCGGGGGCTTCAGTCCTGGGAGCTTGTCTATCGTGATATCTTTCCCCGGGCGACGTATACCGAGCTTCAAAAAAGCTACCGGACGACGATTGAAATTATGGAGGAAGCCAATGAACTTCTTAGTCTTTTACCTTATGATTTTCCGAAAGTGAACCCGGTGGTAAGGCACGGGGATGTCCCGACGTATGAAGAATATGCGGATCTTGAAACACTGGCAGCCAACATCGAGGAAAAAGTGGAAGCAGGCAGGAAAGAAGGTTTCCATACCTTCGCCGTCATCGGAAAGAGCATGAAAGATTGTGTACAAATCAGTGAGATGCTCTCGCACCGGCGGCCGGGAAGCGTCAAGCTGCTGGAAGAAAAGGAATCGATCCCGAAAGACCAAATCGTTGTGGTCCCATCCTATCTTTCAAAAGGGCTGGAATTTGATGTCGTGATCATCGCAGCGGTGGATGAAGCATTCAACCCGAAGAATGAATTGGATATCAAGCTCCAATACGTAGCCATGACACGCCCGCTCCATAAGCTTGCCTTCATTGGAAAGCGAAGGGAACAATTCATCGGCCTCTGAATTCATAAAGGTCCGTCCCTCGAAATGGAGGGACGGACCTTTCCTGTACATGGTATGAAAAAAGGATCCGGACATGAAGGCCGGATCCTTTTTTATAGATTGATCAGAATTTGATCTGAACTTTTTTTCCTTCGTCAGCAGGGATGTTGACGTAAAGGGTTTTGGTTTTTTTGTCGTAGAAGTAAGAACGCTTTGTTTCGGTCATTTCGTCCATTGAAGGAACTTCGTGATATTTTCTGTGATGTGCCTGAACTCTCTTTGGAGCTTTTTCGTTATTCAGCTTCAATGTATACTGCTCAATATGAGAATCAAAGTTGTCTGCTTTCATGGATTGGTAGAATTCAATTTTGTTGTGTTTCTTTTCAACTTGGAAGTTTGTGATATCGTATTCTCCATTTTCATGATCCAGCGACTCTCCGTCATCTTCATAGAAGCTGTAAGATGCTTTTCCATCTACATAGGTGTCCAGTAATAGGTTTGTCAGTTCTTTTTCATCTGTGTATTGCTGCACTTCCCGGGTCGGGATGATGGAATCTTTCTTCACGAAAATCGGAAGGTCCTTGAGTGGAGCGTCAACATTGATGGATTGTCCACCTTTATACTCTTCTTGTGTCCAGAAGTTCACCCATGTTTCACCTTCAGGAAGGTAAACGTCACGGTTTGTGCTTCCTTGTTCGACAACCGGTGCAAGCATCATGGAATCTCCGAACATGAATTGATCGTTGATGTCATATGTGTTTTTGTCTTTTTGATAATGATAAACGAGCGGCTGTTGAACCGGCTTGCCTGTTTCTGCTGAATCTTGGAATGCGTTGTATAAGTATGGTAGAAGCTTATAACGCATTTCGATGTACTTCTTGCTGATTTCCTCCACTTCAGGACCGAAAGCCCAAGGCTCCTGACCCTGTTTGACGGTGGCTTTTGCATCTGAATCATAATGAATGCGGGAGAATGGAAGGAAAGCCCCGACCTCGATCCAGCGGGCAAATAGTTCAGCATCCGGGCGGTCAGCGAATCCGCCAATATCATTTCCGACGTTTGCCACTCCGGAAAGGGCGATGTTCATGTTCATAGGAAGTGACATTTGCAGGTGTTCCCATGTACTTGCATTGTCACCAGTCCATAGTGCAGCATAACGCTGAGACCCTGCGAACATATCACGTGTCAGGACAAATGGTCGTTGATTTGGTTTATACATTTCCCAAGCATTATAAGTTGCTTCTGCCTCATCATGACCATAAAGGTTATGATATTCCGTTTGAAGGATTTTATCGTCCTCTGTTCCGAAATATGAATCAAGCGGCATTGTATGATTGAATTCCGGCCCGTCAAGGAACACGGCAGGTTCGTTCATATCATTCCAGATTCCGTCGATGCCGGCATCGAATAATGTGTTGTGCTTGGATGCCCACCAATCACGGACCTCTTCTTTTGAAAAGTCGGGGAATGCCGAATCTCCCGGCCAAACCGGTCCGATGAACATGGATCCGTCCGCATTCTTCGCAAAGTAGTCATTCTTGACGCCTTCATGATACATCTCATAGTTTTCATCTTGTTTTACAGCCGGATCATTGATGGCAATCGCATGGAAGCCGTCCATTGATTTCAACTGCTGAAGGGCATCTTTATATTGATCGTCCCACGTGAATACACGGTATCCATCCATATAATCGATGTCAAAATGCATCGTATCAACAGGAATTCCTTTTTCACGATAGGTTTTTGCCACATCGACAATTTCGTCTGCTGTATATTCCCATTTACTTTGATGTAAACCAAGGGACCATTTGGCAGGCATATTCATTTTACCGGTTAACTCAGTGTAGACATCTAACACGTTTGAAATGTCAGGGCCGTACATGAAGTAATATGTAAGGGGACCGCCATTTGCGTAGAAGTAGTAGTAGTCATCTGACTCACTGGCCATTTCATAATAGGAACGGTAAGAGTTATCGAACATGATTCCATAGGCTTTTTCATTTTTCAGTCCCATGAAGAAAGGAATTGACGTATAGACATATTTCGTATCTTTCGTATATTTATAGGCATCTGTGTTCCACATGCCGATGCTTTCACCGCGCTGGTTGAAGTTCAATCCGGCCTGTTCTCCGAATCCGTAGAAATTCTCACCTTTGTCGGTTTTTTTGAATACGTAAGGCTTTCCGTCTTCGTAACCAGAGGAAGCACCGTTCTTCATATAGTCTTCATTGATGACATTGCCTTCTTTATCAAGAAATTTGACCCCGAATGGAGATTTACTGATCTTGATGGTAAGCTCCTCTGTTTCAATCGTATAAACATCTTTGCCATCTTTGGTTTTGAAATGTGGCGTTTTCCAGTCTTTTTTAGCGATGGCTTTAGAGTATTCTTCTTTCTGTCCTTCTTTTAATACAGAAACTTTTACTAGATCTTTAGAGAAGATACGAATGAAGGCTTGATATTCTCCCAGATCGAATTGAACCCCATTATCGAGTTTCTTCACATCCTTTGCAGAAAGCGTTTGGAGATTCTCCTTATTTAAAGGAGTGTCTGCTTCTGGCTGAGTGACTGCTGCGAATGCTGAAGTCAGTGAAGCCGATAGTGTGATCATGATTGCAATAGAAAGTATAAAGAAAACTCTCAAGGATTGTTTGGCTTGTGCCATGGTAACACCTCTCGTCCTGTTTTTTTATTTTGCTTCGTTACTATACTAATGGGGTGAAGCAGCGTCAACGCTTGTATAGACAAGTTTCCCGGGATGGTCAATAGTCCCTCAAGACTGATGTACCATTAAATGAAAGCGCACTATCAAGAAATGTAAATGATTTCACAGAATGTTAAAAATGAATATGAATGACTAGTTTTTTACAGCTTGTAATAGTACGGGTGCCAAATGGATCGTCTTTTGTCATAATTGATGCCAAAAAATCAAGGAGGGCAGGGGAATGCAGGCTTTCCCTTGATTGAGAGAGGACTTATTCACTAAAATCATGGTGAAATTGGACCATGCCGGATTGAAGGCAGGCAGAAACTTTACAATCATAAAATTAGCATTCTGGATATGAAGTTTGTAAAATATGTAATCAGGAGGGATGCAATATGTTGAAAAACTTACAAAGCACGAAAACTTTACATAACGGAATTGAAATTCCTTATGTCGGTTTAGGAGTTTACCAAATGAAAGATCCGTCTGAAACGGTACAGGCTGTTCAAACAGCGATTGAGTCAGGGTACCGTTCCATCGATACAGCAGCGATCTACGACAATGAAGAGAGCGTGGGTCAAGGTGTGAAAGAAGGTGGAGTGGCAAGGGAGGAACTGTTCATCACATCGAAAGTGTGGAATAGTGATCAAGGCTACGATACAACATTGAAGGCATTTGAAACGAGCCTGAAAAAACTGGACATGGATTATTTGGATCTCTATCTCATCCACTGGCCGGTAGAAGCCCGATACAAAGAAACATGGAAAGCGATGGAGAGGTTACACAGCGAAGGGCTGATTAAATCCATCGGTGTGAGTAATTTCCATCAGCACCATCTCGAAGATCTGCTGAATAACAGCAATGAAAAGCCAGTGCTGAACCAAATCGAATGTCACCCCCGTTTGAATCAGGAAAGTCTCCGGGAATACTGTGTATCGCAGAATATCGCAGTAGAAGCATGGTCCCCGATTGCCCAGGGAAGATTGCTTGATGAACCGACATTGAACCACATTGCAGATAAGCATGGAAAGTCAGCAGCGCAAGTCATTCTTCGCTGGCATCTGCAAAACGACGTCATCATCATCCCGAAATCAGTTCATGAAAACCGGATCAAAGAAAATGCTGATCTGTTCAACTTCGAACTGTCAAAAGAAGAAGTGAACCAAATCAACAACCTGAACCTCAACGAGCGCTTTGGTCCGGATCCGGACAATTTTGATTTTTGATCCATTTATATATGTTAAGAGGTCCGTCCCCTGTTTGAGGGACGGACCTCTTCATTTCCTCCACCCATTTTTTATCCAAAGTACAAAAAATGTAAAAAATGATTGACAGAAAGTGAGGAGCTGTCATACAATTATCTTGAATTCAAAATAAATACTTTCGAGATAATGGTTTGTCTTTTTTTATGCAAATATCTCAAATTAAAGATAATCAAATTTAAAATAATTGAATTTGAATTGTTTGAACAGACATCTCGATGGGAAAACACCAAGGAGGAAGAAAGATGGCGGTTTTAGCTGCATTAGGTTTATTGATAATCCGTTTGGTCGTGGGATTGACATTTGCTGCCCACGGGACACAGAAATTATTCGGCTGGTTTGGCGGACATGGATTGGAAGGGACCGGGGGTTTCTTCGATTCTGTCGGAATTAAACCAGGTAAAACGATGGCACTGATGGCAGGGATTTCAGAAGTTTTGGGCGGTCTTTTGTTCGCAGCCGGTTTGCTGACGCCATTCGCTGCCCTGGTCATCATCTGTACTATGATCGTTGCCATATTGAAAGTTCACGGTCCAAACGGTTATTGGGTTACACAAAATGGTGCAGAATATAATGTGATGCTCATTGTGGTCACGCTTGGCGTGGCATTGATCGGAGCAGGGACATTTTCGCTGGACGCCCTGCTATTCTAATAAATTGAGGTGATAGAGGCATGATAAAACGTTATCCTGCAGAAGAAAGGTATTCAGCAGATCATGGCTGGCTGAAAAGCTGGTTCACCTATTCGTTTGCTAATCATTATGACCCGGATAATCTTAACTTTGGTCCGATGAGGGTGCTGAACGATGACATCATTGCCCCTTCTAGGGGGTTCGGTGCCCATCCACATCAGGAAATGGAGATTGTGACGGTTGTTCTGAGCGGACAGCTTCAGCATGAAGACAGTACAGGGGAACGGGCCGTCACCACCTGGGGAGGCATCCAGAGAATGACAGCCGGAACCGGGGTGGTCCATTCGGAAGTAAACCCCTCTCCGACAGAAGAAGTGAGGTCTCTGCAGATGTGGTTCCTCCCTGAAGAAGACGGTTTACCGCCTTCTTATGAGAAAACTGAATTTCACCTCGATGAATTAAAGGATCAATTGCTGCCTGTCGTGTCAAAACGATATGCGGATGGAAAGACTGTCGCAGGGATCCATCAGGATTTAACGATCTACCTTTCAGAACTGACTGAAGGGAGACAAATTGAATTCAGTCAGGAACCGGGCAGAAAAGTATTTGTCTTTGTATTAGAAGGATCAATGAATATCCAAGATGTGGAATTGAAGAGGAGAGACTCGGCACGCATAACAGACATCACCTCCTTAACATTAAGCGCAAGTGAAATGTGCAGGTTCATGTTGATCGATTTACCTGCAAACTGACGATGTGTTTTACCCATTTATATATAAATGAAATGAAAAGGAGAGATTTAGAGTATGTCTAATGTGAAACTGGCTATCATGTATTACAGTTCTACGGGAACAAATTATCAAATGGCGAAATGGGCAGAAGAGGCAGCGAAGGAAGCAGGTGCAGAGGTGAAATTACTTCGCTTTGAAGAAACGGCACCGGAAGCGGCAATCTCTTCGAACGAAGCCTGGGAAAAGCACTATAATGAAACCAAGGATACCGTACCAGTCGTTTCATTGGATGACCTTGAATGGGCTGACGCCTATCTCTTCAATGTTCCGACCCGATTTGGGAACGTACCTTCACAGGTGAAAGCATTCCTAGATACAACTGGAGGACTATGGTTCAATGGGAAACTGGCAAACAAGGTCGTCAGCGCCACTTCATCAGCGAGCAACTCCCATGGCGGTCAAGAACAAACGATCCTTGCTTTATATACAACGATGATGCATTGGGGCGCCATCATTGCACCTCCGGGTTACACGGATCAATCAGTCTTCACTTCAGGTGGAAACCCGTACGGAACGAGCGTGACAGTCGATCAAGAGGGCAATATGGTCGAGTCGGTAGAGCCGGCCGTCAAACATCAGACGCGACGCACGATCGAGATTGCAGAAGCTGTGAAGAATGGGTTGAAATGATACAGAAATAGAAGAAGAGTGCCGGGGTCATCCGGCACTCTTCTTTTTGTTTCGTGTCATACACATATTCAAAGTCCCACATCATCCAAACAAGGGGCATCACATTCAATCCATTCTTCTGTAAAGGGGTGGGGGATGGAAATGTGGGCAGCATGCAGTGCCTGCCTGTGAAATACCGGTTTCCCGCCATATAATGTGTCTCCTGCAAGGGGATGCCCCAAGTGACTCATATGGACCCGGATTTGATGGGTGCGCCCGGTGTCGAGCTTTACTTCCACCAA
The nucleotide sequence above comes from Bacillus sp. KH172YL63. Encoded proteins:
- the helD gene encoding RNA polymerase recycling motor HelD, which gives rise to MTKESNHHPDFKIESERLAFTKRYIDVVIDTSQTSKEKYKENMEKAFGDIDWGESSAAYIDILTNSSFFEMSKEELESLTKAKSKPYFARIDFQHEGSDKVEKHYIGKTSLYQRENQEQIIVDWRSPIANLYYEGRIGDVSYEAEDETYEGDLSLKRQYMVEDGLLEEIRDIDLTTTDELLQDSLAKSSSNRLTEIISTIQEEQNRIIRADLNKPIIVQGAAGSGKTTIALHRISYFIYNYKQYFDPSQLMILAPSNLFIDYISEALPELGVERVRQTTFTDYVMTCLEKSLSLVQDDKLIKLIEAHDEEVKIASWISGFKGSKAFRRILDDYLEEIEQRFYTSKDFYVDKYKLYTAKRFTHLFKEEYTYMPIYRRIEKLKSLLQSYVRSNKKQMVEKVEKFFDERIETALFERSKAGNRKEYVSKALDKKTERVIEIKKAIRTSVNGYMRQFEKKSLDQYFIELFSDPERLVSYSKGDLSRDQAEQLCHYTLKYAKKKKYEVEDLAILLYLQSHLFGIDKYYKAKNIVIDEAQDYSYMQLYSLKKALETDMFTLVGDLAQGIHSYRGLQSWELVYRDIFPRATYTELQKSYRTTIEIMEEANELLSLLPYDFPKVNPVVRHGDVPTYEEYADLETLAANIEEKVEAGRKEGFHTFAVIGKSMKDCVQISEMLSHRRPGSVKLLEEKESIPKDQIVVVPSYLSKGLEFDVVIIAAVDEAFNPKNELDIKLQYVAMTRPLHKLAFIGKRREQFIGL
- a CDS encoding glycoside hydrolase family 31 protein; translated protein: MAQAKQSLRVFFILSIAIMITLSASLTSAFAAVTQPEADTPLNKENLQTLSAKDVKKLDNGVQFDLGEYQAFIRIFSKDLVKVSVLKEGQKEEYSKAIAKKDWKTPHFKTKDGKDVYTIETEELTIKISKSPFGVKFLDKEGNVINEDYMKNGASSGYEDGKPYVFKKTDKGENFYGFGEQAGLNFNQRGESIGMWNTDAYKYTKDTKYVYTSIPFFMGLKNEKAYGIMFDNSYRSYYEMASESDDYYYFYANGGPLTYYFMYGPDISNVLDVYTELTGKMNMPAKWSLGLHQSKWEYTADEIVDVAKTYREKGIPVDTMHFDIDYMDGYRVFTWDDQYKDALQQLKSMDGFHAIAINDPAVKQDENYEMYHEGVKNDYFAKNADGSMFIGPVWPGDSAFPDFSKEEVRDWWASKHNTLFDAGIDGIWNDMNEPAVFLDGPEFNHTMPLDSYFGTEDDKILQTEYHNLYGHDEAEATYNAWEMYKPNQRPFVLTRDMFAGSQRYAALWTGDNASTWEHLQMSLPMNMNIALSGVANVGNDIGGFADRPDAELFARWIEVGAFLPFSRIHYDSDAKATVKQGQEPWAFGPEVEEISKKYIEMRYKLLPYLYNAFQDSAETGKPVQQPLVYHYQKDKNTYDINDQFMFGDSMMLAPVVEQGSTNRDVYLPEGETWVNFWTQEEYKGGQSINVDAPLKDLPIFVKKDSIIPTREVQQYTDEKELTNLLLDTYVDGKASYSFYEDDGESLDHENGEYDITNFQVEKKHNKIEFYQSMKADNFDSHIEQYTLKLNNEKAPKRVQAHHRKYHEVPSMDEMTETKRSYFYDKKTKTLYVNIPADEGKKVQIKF
- a CDS encoding aldo/keto reductase, with the protein product MLKNLQSTKTLHNGIEIPYVGLGVYQMKDPSETVQAVQTAIESGYRSIDTAAIYDNEESVGQGVKEGGVAREELFITSKVWNSDQGYDTTLKAFETSLKKLDMDYLDLYLIHWPVEARYKETWKAMERLHSEGLIKSIGVSNFHQHHLEDLLNNSNEKPVLNQIECHPRLNQESLREYCVSQNIAVEAWSPIAQGRLLDEPTLNHIADKHGKSAAQVILRWHLQNDVIIIPKSVHENRIKENADLFNFELSKEEVNQINNLNLNERFGPDPDNFDF
- a CDS encoding DoxX family protein, with translation MAVLAALGLLIIRLVVGLTFAAHGTQKLFGWFGGHGLEGTGGFFDSVGIKPGKTMALMAGISEVLGGLLFAAGLLTPFAALVIICTMIVAILKVHGPNGYWVTQNGAEYNVMLIVVTLGVALIGAGTFSLDALLF
- a CDS encoding pirin family protein codes for the protein MIKRYPAEERYSADHGWLKSWFTYSFANHYDPDNLNFGPMRVLNDDIIAPSRGFGAHPHQEMEIVTVVLSGQLQHEDSTGERAVTTWGGIQRMTAGTGVVHSEVNPSPTEEVRSLQMWFLPEEDGLPPSYEKTEFHLDELKDQLLPVVSKRYADGKTVAGIHQDLTIYLSELTEGRQIEFSQEPGRKVFVFVLEGSMNIQDVELKRRDSARITDITSLTLSASEMCRFMLIDLPAN
- the wrbA gene encoding NAD(P)H:quinone oxidoreductase, whose protein sequence is MSNVKLAIMYYSSTGTNYQMAKWAEEAAKEAGAEVKLLRFEETAPEAAISSNEAWEKHYNETKDTVPVVSLDDLEWADAYLFNVPTRFGNVPSQVKAFLDTTGGLWFNGKLANKVVSATSSASNSHGGQEQTILALYTTMMHWGAIIAPPGYTDQSVFTSGGNPYGTSVTVDQEGNMVESVEPAVKHQTRRTIEIAEAVKNGLK